A genome region from Trichosurus vulpecula isolate mTriVul1 chromosome 5, mTriVul1.pri, whole genome shotgun sequence includes the following:
- the GALNT15 gene encoding polypeptide N-acetylgalactosaminyltransferase 15 isoform X2, producing the protein MRLGWSRVVSPVIDVIDWKNFQYYHSMDLQRGVFDWELNFHWKPLPEHERKARQSPISPIRSPVVPGGVVAIDRHYFQNTGAYDSLMSTWGSENLELSIRVWLCGGSVEILPCSRVGHVYRNQPPNATPDQEAALKNKIRTVETWLGSFKDTFYQHSPKAFSLSQAEKQDCSERLQLRKRLGCRTFHWFLSNLSPELYPSEHKPGFSGKLYNSGVGSCADCVLGGALLGSLVTLSPCSDSWQQQHLEYSSKKQISCGKDPILCFDVNQEGQVVLQNCTDETLSFQKQHWDVQENGMIIHILSGKCIEAVESGHEKTLSLQLCDGKANQVWKFDHIHAVDQR; encoded by the exons ATGAGATTGGGATG GAGCCGCGTGGTGTCTCCTGTCATCGATGTGATAGACTGGAAGAATTTTCAGTATTATCATTCCATGGATTTGCAACGAGGGGTATTTGACTGGGAATTGAATTTCCACTGGAAACCTTTGCCAGAGCATGAGAGGAAGGCACGCCAGTCTCCCATCAGCCCCATCAG GAGCCCCGTAGTGCCTGGGGGAGTGGTGGCAATCGACCGGCATTACTTTCAAAACACTGGAGCGTATGATTCCCTCATGTCCACTTGGGGGAGTGAAAACCTGGAACTTTCCATAAGG GTTTGGCTCTGTGGCGGCTCTGTAGAAATCCTCCCCTGCTCCCGGGTGGGGCATGTCTACCGCAACCAGCCTCCCAATGCCACCCCTGACCAAGAAGCGGCCCTCAAGAACAAGATCCGAACTGTGGAGACTTGGCTGGGTTCCTTCAAGGACACCTTCTACCAGCACAGTCCCAAAGCTTTCTCTCTGAGCCAG GCTGAGAAACAAGACTGCAGTGAACGACTTCAGCTGCGAAAAAGATTGGGTTGCAGGACTTTCCACTGGTTTCTGTCCAATCTCTCCCCGGAGTTGTACCCCTCTGAACACAAGCCAGGATTCTCTGGAAAG CTCTACAATTCTGGAGTTGGCTCCTGTGCAGACTGTGTTCTTGGAGGGGCACTTCTAGGAAGCCTGGTGACACTCTCTCCCTGCAGTGACAGCTGGCAGCAACAG CACCTGGAATACAGTAGCAAGAAGCAAATCAGCTGTGGAAAGGACCCCATACTCTGCTTTGATGTGAACCAAGAAGGGCAGGTGGTACTTCAGAACTGCACAGATGAGACCCTCTCCTTCCAGAAGCAGCACTGGGATGTCCAGGAG aatggaaTGATTATCCACATCCTCTCTGGGAAATGCATAGAGGCTGTAGAGAGTGGCCATGAGAAAACTTTGTCCTTGCAACTGTGTGATGGGAAAGCCAACCAGGTATGGAAGTTTGACCACATCCATGCTGTGGATCAACGATGA